One Podarcis muralis chromosome 1, rPodMur119.hap1.1, whole genome shotgun sequence genomic window carries:
- the GALNT3 gene encoding polypeptide N-acetylgalactosaminyltransferase 3 isoform X1 → MMAFVRLLRRFTMKHLSPWKLWKFTFIIFIFLIFLFLLQREVGIQDFNEEPGSPSKDGKINNVLGLVLKAVNNIKVAKPKMQIKAPIRQIQKAGQKRCLPGSYTAAELTPHLDRPPQDSNAPGASGKPFKTVNLSPAEKEEKERGDEKHCFNAFASDRISLHRDLGPDTRPPECIEQKFKRCPPLPTTSVIIVFHNEAWSTLLRTVHSVMYTSPAILLKEIILVDDASVDEYLQDKLDDYVKQFQIVKVVRQKERKGLITARLLGASIATGETLTFLDAHCECFYGWLEPLLARIAENNTRVVSPDISSIDLNTFEFMKPSPYGQNHNRGNFDWSLSFGWESLPEHEGKRRKDETYPIKTPTFAGGLFSISKDYFYKVGSYDEEMEIWGGENIEMSFRVWQCGGQLEIIPCSVVGHVFRSKSPHTFPKGTQVITRNQVRLAEVWMDDYKYIFYRRNTEATKIVKQKTFGDLSKRYELRQQLQCKNFTWYLSNVYPEAYVPDLNPPLYGFLKNVGRRTCLDAGENNNGGKPLIMYTCHGLGGNQYFEYSAHHEIRHNIQKELCLHALSGEAQLHDCGYKGKNSRTPPEEKWEIREDQSLYNAALKMCLTGNKEHPSLVTCNPSDVFQKWIFSRNN, encoded by the exons ATGATGGCTTTCGTAAGGCTGCTAAGACGATTCACAATGAAACATTTGTCCCCGTGGAAACTTTGGAAGTTTACCTTCATTATTTTTATCTTCTTGATATTTTTGTTTCTGCTACAAAGAGAAGTTGGCATTCAGGATTTTAATGAGGAGCCTGGGAGCCCATCAAAAGATGGAAAGATTAATAATGTACTGGGTCTAGTATTAAAAGCTGTGAACAATATTAAAGTTGCAAAGCCAAAAATGCAGATTAAAGCGCCTATTAGGCAAATTCAAAAGGCAGGACAGAAGCGCTGTTTACCTGGCTCCTATACAGCAGCAGAACTGACACCTCACCTGGATCGACCCCCTCAGGACTCTAATGCTCCAGGGGCTTCTGGTAAACCATTCAAAACGGTCAATTTAAGTCCAGCtgagaaggaggaaaaagaaCGCGGAGATGAAAAACATTGTTTCAACGCTTTTGCAAGCGACAGGATTTCTTTACACCGGGATCTTGGACCAGACACACGACCTCCTGA ATGTATCGAGCAAAAGTTTAAACGCTGTCCTCCACTACCTACCACAAGTGTTATCATAGTTTTCCACAATGAAGCATGGTCTACTCTTTTAAGAACAGTTCACAGTGTGATGTATACTTCCCCTGCAATATTACTGAAGGAAATAATTTTGGTGGATGATGCCAGTGTAGATG aaTACTTGCAGGATAAATTGGATGATTATGTGAAACAATTCCAGATAGTTAAAGTTGTCcgacaaaaggaaagaaaggggctCATCACTGCTCGATTATTAGGCGCTTCAATAGCAACTGGAGAAACCCTCACTTTTTTGGATGCACACT GTGAATGTTTCTATGGCTGGCTAGAGCCATTGTTGGCCAGAATAGCTGAAAACAATACTCGTGTTGTAAGCCCTGATATTTCATCTATAGATCTAAATACATTTGAATTTATGAAACCTTCCCCTTATGGTCAAAACCATAATAGAGGGAATTTTGACTGGAGTTTGTCATTTGGATGGGAATCTCTTCCTGAACATGAAGGCAAGAGAAGGAAAGATGAAACGTACCCTATTAA aacGCCCACTTTTGCAGGAGGCCTCTTTTCAATATCAAAGGACTACTTTTACAAAGTTGGAAGCTATGATGAAGAAATGGAAATATGGGGAGGAGAAAATATAGAAATGTCTTTCCGA GTGTGGCAATGTGGGGGACAGCTGGAAATTATACCTTGCTCAGTTGTGGGCCATGTATTTCGCAGCAAGAGCCCCCATACCTTTCCAAAAGGGACTCAAGTGATCACCCGTAATCAAGTTCGTCTTGCAGAAGTCTGGATGGATGACTATAAGTATATATTTTACCGGAGAAACACAGAAGCAACAAAAATAGTTAAACAA AAAACGTTTGGTGACCTCTCAAAAAGATATGAGTTAAGGCAACAATTACAATGTAAAAACTTTACGTGGTACCTTAGCAATGTTTATCCTGAGGCATATGTACCAGACTTGAATCCTCCATTATATGGATTT CTAAAAAATGTTGGAAGAAGAACATGCCTGGATgctggagaaaataataatggcGGCAAGCCATTGATTATGTATACATGTCATGGGCTTGGAGGAAACCAG TACTTTGAATATTCTGCACATCATGAAATTAGGCACAACATCCAGAAAGAGCTGTGCCTGCATGCTTTATCAGGAGAAGCACAACTTCATGACTGTGGCTACAAAGGGAAGAACAGCAGAACCCCTCCCGAAGAGAAATGGGAGATCCGAGAG gACCAGTCGTTGTACAATGCAGCCTTAAAGATGTGCCTGACAGGAAATAAAGAACATCCAAGCTTGGTGACGTGTAACCCCTCAGACGTCTTCCAAAAATGGATTTTTAGCCGAAACAATTAA
- the GALNT3 gene encoding polypeptide N-acetylgalactosaminyltransferase 3 isoform X2: MMAFVRLLRRFTMKHLSPWKLWKFTFIIFIFLIFLFLLQREVGIQDFNEEPGSPSKDGKINNVLGLVLKAVNNIKVAKPKMQIKAPIRQIQKAGQKRCLPGSYTAAELTPHLDRPPQDSNAPGASGKPFKTVNLSPAEKEEKERGDEKHCFNAFASDRISLHRDLGPDTRPPECIEQKFKRCPPLPTTSVIIVFHNEAWSTLLRTVHSVMYTSPAILLKEIILVDDASVDEYLQDKLDDYVKQFQIVKVVRQKERKGLITARLLGASIATGETLTFLDAHCECFYGWLEPLLARIAENNTRVVSPDISSIDLNTFEFMKPSPYGQNHNRGNFDWSLSFGWESLPEHEGKRRKDETYPIKTPTFAGGLFSISKDYFYKVGSYDEEMEIWGGENIEMSFRVWQCGGQLEIIPCSVVGHVFRSKSPHTFPKGTQVITRNQVRLAEVWMDDYKYIFYRRNTEATKIVKQKTFGDLSKRYELRQQLQCKNFTWYLSNVYPEAYVPDLNPPLYGFLKNVGRRTCLDAGENNNGGKPLIMYTCHGLGGNQNFCCQGGNQWVTKQPGLCHLSCHTYSLMLGG; the protein is encoded by the exons ATGATGGCTTTCGTAAGGCTGCTAAGACGATTCACAATGAAACATTTGTCCCCGTGGAAACTTTGGAAGTTTACCTTCATTATTTTTATCTTCTTGATATTTTTGTTTCTGCTACAAAGAGAAGTTGGCATTCAGGATTTTAATGAGGAGCCTGGGAGCCCATCAAAAGATGGAAAGATTAATAATGTACTGGGTCTAGTATTAAAAGCTGTGAACAATATTAAAGTTGCAAAGCCAAAAATGCAGATTAAAGCGCCTATTAGGCAAATTCAAAAGGCAGGACAGAAGCGCTGTTTACCTGGCTCCTATACAGCAGCAGAACTGACACCTCACCTGGATCGACCCCCTCAGGACTCTAATGCTCCAGGGGCTTCTGGTAAACCATTCAAAACGGTCAATTTAAGTCCAGCtgagaaggaggaaaaagaaCGCGGAGATGAAAAACATTGTTTCAACGCTTTTGCAAGCGACAGGATTTCTTTACACCGGGATCTTGGACCAGACACACGACCTCCTGA ATGTATCGAGCAAAAGTTTAAACGCTGTCCTCCACTACCTACCACAAGTGTTATCATAGTTTTCCACAATGAAGCATGGTCTACTCTTTTAAGAACAGTTCACAGTGTGATGTATACTTCCCCTGCAATATTACTGAAGGAAATAATTTTGGTGGATGATGCCAGTGTAGATG aaTACTTGCAGGATAAATTGGATGATTATGTGAAACAATTCCAGATAGTTAAAGTTGTCcgacaaaaggaaagaaaggggctCATCACTGCTCGATTATTAGGCGCTTCAATAGCAACTGGAGAAACCCTCACTTTTTTGGATGCACACT GTGAATGTTTCTATGGCTGGCTAGAGCCATTGTTGGCCAGAATAGCTGAAAACAATACTCGTGTTGTAAGCCCTGATATTTCATCTATAGATCTAAATACATTTGAATTTATGAAACCTTCCCCTTATGGTCAAAACCATAATAGAGGGAATTTTGACTGGAGTTTGTCATTTGGATGGGAATCTCTTCCTGAACATGAAGGCAAGAGAAGGAAAGATGAAACGTACCCTATTAA aacGCCCACTTTTGCAGGAGGCCTCTTTTCAATATCAAAGGACTACTTTTACAAAGTTGGAAGCTATGATGAAGAAATGGAAATATGGGGAGGAGAAAATATAGAAATGTCTTTCCGA GTGTGGCAATGTGGGGGACAGCTGGAAATTATACCTTGCTCAGTTGTGGGCCATGTATTTCGCAGCAAGAGCCCCCATACCTTTCCAAAAGGGACTCAAGTGATCACCCGTAATCAAGTTCGTCTTGCAGAAGTCTGGATGGATGACTATAAGTATATATTTTACCGGAGAAACACAGAAGCAACAAAAATAGTTAAACAA AAAACGTTTGGTGACCTCTCAAAAAGATATGAGTTAAGGCAACAATTACAATGTAAAAACTTTACGTGGTACCTTAGCAATGTTTATCCTGAGGCATATGTACCAGACTTGAATCCTCCATTATATGGATTT CTAAAAAATGTTGGAAGAAGAACATGCCTGGATgctggagaaaataataatggcGGCAAGCCATTGATTATGTATACATGTCATGGGCTTGGAGGAAACCAG AACTTTTGCTGTCAAGGAGGAAACCAGTGGGTGACTAAGCAACCAGGCCTGTGTCATCTATCCTGTCATACTTACAGCCTCATGCTGGGAGGTTAG